Proteins found in one Sorghum bicolor cultivar BTx623 chromosome 1, Sorghum_bicolor_NCBIv3, whole genome shotgun sequence genomic segment:
- the LOC8082122 gene encoding cyclic dof factor 1 isoform X1, whose product MGEGRAGDGLIKLFGKTIPVPETPAAGDAAKDIQQSGSSGTTDLKGQENTLQDSTGSPPQQEVADTEDSSAAKNSSADKQQGEAANQKEKLKKPDKILPCPRCNSMDTKFCYYNNYNINQPRHFCKNCQRYWTAGGAMRNVPVGAGRRKSKSASAASHFLQRVRAALPMDPLCTAAKTNGTVLSFGSDMSSLDLTEQMKHLKEKLIPIAGIKNGDERSVGSCTEGPAKAEDSNQKENVTAEKSAKLVQHPCMNGVAMWPFSCAPPPACYTPGSIAIPFYPAPAAYWGCMVPGAWNAPWPPQSPSETGSTLSTASPASTKSNCFTPGKRPRDCNEEGDTKGNGKVWVPKTIRIDDVDEVARSSILSLIGINGDKAGKDGKGCKLARVFEQKEEARTATHSVINGLPFLQGNPAALSRSLTFQEGS is encoded by the exons ATGGGGGAGGGCAGAGCAGGAGACGGCCTCATCAAGCTGTTCGGCAAGACCATCCCCGTGCCGGAGACGCCCGCCGCGGGCGACGCTGCCAAG GACATCCAACAAAGCGGCAGCAGCGGCACGACTGATCTGAAGGGGCAAGAGAACACCCTTCAGGATTCCACAGGCTCGCCTCCGCAGCAGGAGGTTGCGGACACTGAAGACTCGTCGGCTGCCAAGAACTCCTCGGCAGACAAACAGCAGGGCGAGGCGGCCAACCAGaaggagaagctcaagaagcctgaCAAGATCCTGCCTTGCCCCCGGTGCAACAGCATGGACACCAAGTTCTGCTACTATAACAACTACAACATCAACCAGCCACGCCACTTCTGCAAGAACTGCCAGAGGTACTGGACTGCTGGCGGTGCCATGCGCAACGTCCCTGTGGGTGCAGGCCGGCGCAAGAGCAAGAGCGCGTCAGCTGCTTCCCACTTCCTTCAGAGGGTCAGGGCCGCTTTGCCCATGGATCCCCTCTGCACTGCAGCCAAGACGAATGGCACGGTGCTCAGCTTCGGCTCAGACATGTCCAGCTTAGACCTCACAGAGCAGATGAAGCACCTGAAGGAGAAGCTCATCCCAATAGCGGGGATCAAGAACGGCGATGAACGTTCAGTTGGCTCTTGCACTGAAGGACCTGCGAAGGCAGAAGACTCAAACCAAAAGGAGAATGTTACAGCAGAGAAATCTGCAAAACTTGTTCAGCATCCATGCATGAACGGGGTGGCCATGTGGCCATTTAGCTGTGCACCACCACCTGCCTGTTACACCCCAGGCAGCATAGCAATTCCGTTCTACCCAGCACCTGCTGCCTACTGGGGCTGCATGGTTCCAGGAGCTTGGAATGCCCCATGGCCGCCTCAGTCCCCGTCCGAGACAGGTTCGACCCTTAGCACTGCTTCACCagcatccacgaagtccaaTTGCTTCACACCAGGAAAGCGCCCTAGAGACTGCAACGAGGAAGGAGATACCAAAGGAAATGGCAAGGTGTGGGTGCCAAAGACGATCCGAATCGATGACGTGGATGAGGTGGCTAGGAGTTCTATCTTGTCGCTAATCGGGATCAATGGCGACAAGGCAGGCAAAGATGGCAAAGGGTGCAAGCTTGCAAGGGTTTTTGAGCAGAAAGAAGAGGCAAGGACGGCAACTCACTCAGTCATCAATGGCTTGCCATTCTTGCAGGGGAACCCAGCTGCGCTCTCACGGtcattgaccttccaggagggATCTTGA
- the LOC8082122 gene encoding cyclic dof factor 1 isoform X2, with amino-acid sequence MVLRQPKKHLVVYSEDIQQSGSSGTTDLKGQENTLQDSTGSPPQQEVADTEDSSAAKNSSADKQQGEAANQKEKLKKPDKILPCPRCNSMDTKFCYYNNYNINQPRHFCKNCQRYWTAGGAMRNVPVGAGRRKSKSASAASHFLQRVRAALPMDPLCTAAKTNGTVLSFGSDMSSLDLTEQMKHLKEKLIPIAGIKNGDERSVGSCTEGPAKAEDSNQKENVTAEKSAKLVQHPCMNGVAMWPFSCAPPPACYTPGSIAIPFYPAPAAYWGCMVPGAWNAPWPPQSPSETGSTLSTASPASTKSNCFTPGKRPRDCNEEGDTKGNGKVWVPKTIRIDDVDEVARSSILSLIGINGDKAGKDGKGCKLARVFEQKEEARTATHSVINGLPFLQGNPAALSRSLTFQEGS; translated from the exons ATGGTTTTACGTCAGCCGAAGAAACACTTGGTAGTTTATTCAGAG GACATCCAACAAAGCGGCAGCAGCGGCACGACTGATCTGAAGGGGCAAGAGAACACCCTTCAGGATTCCACAGGCTCGCCTCCGCAGCAGGAGGTTGCGGACACTGAAGACTCGTCGGCTGCCAAGAACTCCTCGGCAGACAAACAGCAGGGCGAGGCGGCCAACCAGaaggagaagctcaagaagcctgaCAAGATCCTGCCTTGCCCCCGGTGCAACAGCATGGACACCAAGTTCTGCTACTATAACAACTACAACATCAACCAGCCACGCCACTTCTGCAAGAACTGCCAGAGGTACTGGACTGCTGGCGGTGCCATGCGCAACGTCCCTGTGGGTGCAGGCCGGCGCAAGAGCAAGAGCGCGTCAGCTGCTTCCCACTTCCTTCAGAGGGTCAGGGCCGCTTTGCCCATGGATCCCCTCTGCACTGCAGCCAAGACGAATGGCACGGTGCTCAGCTTCGGCTCAGACATGTCCAGCTTAGACCTCACAGAGCAGATGAAGCACCTGAAGGAGAAGCTCATCCCAATAGCGGGGATCAAGAACGGCGATGAACGTTCAGTTGGCTCTTGCACTGAAGGACCTGCGAAGGCAGAAGACTCAAACCAAAAGGAGAATGTTACAGCAGAGAAATCTGCAAAACTTGTTCAGCATCCATGCATGAACGGGGTGGCCATGTGGCCATTTAGCTGTGCACCACCACCTGCCTGTTACACCCCAGGCAGCATAGCAATTCCGTTCTACCCAGCACCTGCTGCCTACTGGGGCTGCATGGTTCCAGGAGCTTGGAATGCCCCATGGCCGCCTCAGTCCCCGTCCGAGACAGGTTCGACCCTTAGCACTGCTTCACCagcatccacgaagtccaaTTGCTTCACACCAGGAAAGCGCCCTAGAGACTGCAACGAGGAAGGAGATACCAAAGGAAATGGCAAGGTGTGGGTGCCAAAGACGATCCGAATCGATGACGTGGATGAGGTGGCTAGGAGTTCTATCTTGTCGCTAATCGGGATCAATGGCGACAAGGCAGGCAAAGATGGCAAAGGGTGCAAGCTTGCAAGGGTTTTTGAGCAGAAAGAAGAGGCAAGGACGGCAACTCACTCAGTCATCAATGGCTTGCCATTCTTGCAGGGGAACCCAGCTGCGCTCTCACGGtcattgaccttccaggagggATCTTGA
- the LOC8059816 gene encoding probable mannan synthase 4, translating to MELEGLWARVLLDAASAAAPGDRAAWAAVRARAVAPVLEAAVWACLAMSVMLVLEVCYMSVASFVAVNLLRRTPERRYRWEPMPSGTAGGQQDDEEAAVGSGGGEAYPMVLVQIPMYNEREVYKLSIGAACALTWPLDRIIIQVLDDSTDPFIKELVELECEDWARKKINIKYETRESRKGYKAGALKKGMEQGYAQECDFVAIFDADFQPDPDFLLRTIPFLVHNPKIALVQTRWEFVNYNICLLTRIQKMSLDYHFKVEQESGSSMHAFFGFNGTAGVWRVSAIREAGGWKDRTTVEDMDLAVRASLKGWQFLYVGDIRVKSELPSTFKAYRHQQHRWTCGAANLFRKMAGDIVRSKGVTVWKKLHLLYSFFFVRRVIAPILTFLFYCVVIPLSVMVPEVSIPVWGMFYIPTAITVMNAIRNPWSIHLVPIWILFENVMSMHRMRAALTGLLETMYVDEWVVTEKVGDHVKGKLEIPLLTPVKPTECVERIYVPELLVAFYLLLCASYDVVLGTGHCYLYIFLQAFAFLVLGFGFVGTATPCSCP from the exons ATGGAGTTGGAGGGGCTGTGGGCACGGGTGCTGCTCGACGCGGCCTCCGCCGCAGCGCCGGGGGACCGGGCGGCGTGGGCAGCGGTGCGGGCGCGCGCGGTGGCGCCGGTGCTGGAGGCCGCGGTGTGGGCGTGCCTCGCCATGTCGGTCATGCTCGTGCTCGAGGTGTGCTACATGAGCGTCGCCAGCTTCGTCGCCGTCAACCTGCTGCGCCGGACCCCGGAGCGGCGGTACCGCTGGGAGCCCATGCCCTCCGGGACCGCCGGCGGCCAGCAGGACGATGAGGAGGCCGCGgtgggcagcggcggcggcgaggcgtaCCCGATGGTGCTCGTGCAGATCCCCATGTACAACGAGAGGGAG GTCTACAAGCTCTCTATTGGAGCAGCATGTGCCCTCACATGGCCGCTCGACCGTATTATAATCCAAGTCTTGGatgattccaccgatccattcATTAAG GAACTTGTGGAGCTTGAATGCGAGGATTGGGccagaaagaaaataaatataaaatatgAAACTCGAGAAAGTAGGAAGGGATACAAAGCAGGAGCCCTCAAGAAGGGCATGGAACAGGGTTATGCCCAAGAATGTGATTTTGTCGCCATCTTTGATGCAGATTTTCAGCCTGATCCTGACTTCCTTTTAAGAACTATACCATTTCTTGTGCATAACCCGAAGATTGCTTTGGTACAGACACGTTGGGAGTTTG TGAACTACAATATTTGCCTACTGACAAGGATACAGAAGATGTCACTAGATTATCATTTCAAGGTAGAGCAGGAATCAGGCTCATCTATGCATGCCTTCTTTGGTTTCAACG GTACTGCTGGTGTGTGGCGGGTATCAGCTATTAGGGAAGCAGGAGGATGGAAGGATCGCACCACTGTAGAAGACATGGACTTGGCTGTGCGAGCAAGTCTCAAGGGATGGCAATTCCTGTATGTTGGTGATATAAGG GTTAAGAGTGAACTCCCAAGTACCTTCAAGGCCTACCGCCATCAACAGCACAGGTGGACTTGTGGTGCTGCCAACCTCTTCAGAAAAATGGCCGGGGACATTGTTAGAAGCAAG GGGGTAACTGTATGGAAGAAGCTTCATCTTCTGTACAGCTTCTTCTTTGTCCGAAGGGTCATCGCTCCCATCCTGACATTCCTGTTCTACTGCGTCGTGATCCCACTGTCTGTTATGGTCCCTGAAGTCAGTATCCCAGTCTGGGGAATGTTCTACATTCCCACTGCTATCACGGTCATGAACGCCATCAGGAATCCATG GTCTATCCATCTGGTGCCAATATGGATCCTGTTCGAGAACGTCATGTCAATGCACCGAATGCGCGCGGCACTGACGGGGTTGCTGGAGACCATGTACGTGGATGAGTGGGTGGTCACCGAGAAGGTGGGCGACCATGTGAAGGGCAAGCTCGAGATCCCTCTCCTTACACCGGTGAAGCCAACCGAGTGCGTCGAGAG GATCTACGTGCCTGAGCTCCTGGTGGCGTTCTACCTGTTGCTATGCGCGTCATACGATGTCGTGCTCGGAACCGGGCACTGCTACCTGTACATCTTCCTCCAGGCCTTCGCTTTCCTCGTGCTGGGATTTGGCTTCGTCGGCACCGCGACGCCCTGTTCTTGTCCATAG
- the LOC8082121 gene encoding uncharacterized protein LOC8082121: protein MVGRKPMRRRRSDRQPPPQSFGATARPSSPRSLASTPASAAAVAADLDELLLTAPPPSASEPRSFSYAVKQQCWEKAERVPGRDPERWRRDALGNIVFRKLVGCPGCLCHDYDHIVPYSKGGKSTLENCQVLQATVNRSKGNKTEISKSELIQKSAYCRVSGRDMDLVELSAYGNVRRGPDSGGCKIQ, encoded by the exons ATGGTGGGTCGGAAGCCGATGCGCCGCCGCCGAAGTGACCGGCAACCGCCGCCGCAATCCTTCGGCGCCACGGCTCGCCCGAGTTCCCCACGCTCGCTCGCCTCCACTCCTGCCTCCGCTGCCGCGGTCGCCGCCGACCTGGACGAGCTGCTGCTGACGGCGCCCCCGCCGTCCGCGTCGGAGCCCCGGAGCTTCTCGTACGCGGTGAAGCAGCAGTGCTGGGAGAAGGCGGAGCGGGTTCCCGGACGCGACCCGGAGAGGTGGCGCCGCGATGCGCTCGGCAACATCGTCTTCCGCAAGCTCGTGGGGTGCCCCGGCTGTCTCTGCCACGACTACGACCACATCGTCCCCTACTCCAAG GGCGGGAAGAGCACATTGGAGAATTGCCAGGTTTTGCAG GCTACGGTGAATCGATCTAAAGGCAACAAGACTGAGATATCCAAATCTGAGCTCATACAGAAGAGTGCATATTGTAGGGTTTCAG GACGGGACATGGATCTTGTTGAACTCTCTGCCTATGGAAATGTCCGGCGAGGGCCAGATTCAGGGGGCTGCAAAATCCAATGA